Part of the Paenibacillus sp. FSL R7-0273 genome is shown below.
GCCTTTCTCATCTTCCTGATGATGTTCCTGATCTTTTTCAAGCTGCCGGAAGCCCTTAGAAGCCGGAGCACCTCCCGGAAAAGAAGTCTATAGGCTTGTACAAAAAAACAGCACCGCGCTGGAAAACCAGTGCGGTGCTGTTTCATCATCCGAAAAGGGCGCAGGCCCATGAAACGGAAATATTAGGCTTCGATAATTTCGACCGAAGTCATTTTGTCGCGGCCCTGGAAGCTGTCAACCAGCTCCATACCCTGTACTACTTTACCGAATACAGTGTGTACTCCGTCAAGGTGAGGCTGTGGTGCGTAGCAGATGTAGAACTGGCTTCCGCCTGTGTTTCTGCCGGCATGCGCCATTGCCAGTGTTCCGCGCTCGTGCTTGTTAGGGTTGATCTCACAGTTGATTGTGTAGCCTGGACCGCCGGTTCCTGATCCGTTAGGGCAGCCGCCCTGTGCCACGAAGCCAGGGATAACGCGGTGGAATACCAGACCGTTATAGAAACCGTCGTTAGCCAGCTTCTCGAAGTTGGCTACAGTGTTAGGAGCATCGTTTTCAAACAGGTCGATCAGCACTACGCCGCCGTTCTCAAGTGTTACCTTTGCTTGCTTTGCCATATGTAAATGACCCCTTCCAAAAGTTCAGATGTAGAATACGTTTATTAGTTTACTATGAAACTCCGCACAAAGCAAAGCAAGCGGGAGGGTTTCCCGCTTGCTCTGCAAATGAACCAGCTTAAAAGAACGCTGAGGGGCTCACAATCCTACTTCGCTACAGCCTGCTTGGCAATACGCTCCGGGACAATATCATTAGCGACAATGTCACCATGGCTCTCGCGGCGTACAACCAGGTCGCTCTGGCCGTTCTGCACAAAGACGACTGCCGGACGGCGGATACGGTTGTAGTTGCTGGCCATCGAATAGTTGTAGGCACCGGTGCAGGCAACTGCGAGCAGATCCCCGCTCTTAACAGCGGGAAGCTCTACATCCCAGATCAGCATATCGCCGCTCTCACAGCATTTGCCGGCGATGGATACTGTTTCTTCATTAGCTTCAGTAGCCCGGTTGGCAAGCAGTGCTTCATACTTGGATTCGTATAATGCCGGACGCGGATTGTCTGTCATACCGCCGTCAACAGCCACATATTTGCGGACTCCCGGAATCTCCTTGTTCGTGCCCACTGTGTACAGCGTAGTACCGGCATCACCGACGATGCTGCGGCCCGGCTCTACCCAGATCTGCGGCAGAGAACTGCCGATGCCGGCGAAATGTGTCTTCACAGCATCTGTAATAGCTGCGACATATTCCGAAACCAGAAGCGGTGTATCACCCTCCACATAACGGATACCAAAGCCGCCGCCGAGATTGACGACAGGGAAATCAACGTTCAGCTCTTCCTTCACCTTGCGGGTAAACTCAGCAATCCGTTCAACAGCCAGCTGGAAGCCCTCTGTTTCAAAAATCTGTGAGCCGATGTGCGAATGCACGCCCAGCAGCTGCAGATTGGCTTTATCTGAAGCCTGCTGTACAGCAGCATAGGCAGAGCCGTTACCGATATCAAAGCCGAACTTGGAATCGGTCTGGCCGGTCGAAGCATAGGCATGGTGTGCATGGGCTTCAACGCCCGGCGTTACGCGCAGCAGCACATTCACGGTTACTTCCTTGCTGGCTGCAATGGCCTGCAAAAGGCCCAGCTCCACGAGATTATCAACTACAAAGCAGCCGATCCCCGCTTCAATCGCCATCTCAATTTCATCCGGGGTCTTGTTGTTGCCGTGGAAATGAATGCGCTCAGCCGGGAATCCGGCTTCAAGTGCCGTGTACAGCTCTCCGTCTGATACCACGTCCAGTGACAGACCTTCTTCGTCAACCAGGCGGCACATCGCCATGATCGAAAACGCTTTGCTTGCATAAGCAACCTGGAAGCCGAGTCCGGAGGCTCTGAAGGCATCCATATACTCGCGGCAGCGCTGGCGGATTAATTGCTCGTCCATTATATATAGCGGGGTACCATATTCCGCCTTGAGATCGGTCACATCACATCCGCCGATTTCCAGATGTCCTGCATCATTAATCCGGCTCGTCCCGTGTAAAAACATTGTCCAGTCCTCCAATTTCCGTGGAACGTCTTAATTCCACCCTGTCTATTGTATGAAATGCTGCCCCGCAGAGTTCCAAAAACAGGCTTCGGGCTGAAACCCGGATCTCACAGGGGCTATTTAGTGTATTCAGTATAACAGACAGAGGGAACGTCATAGAATGGACTAATTTGCAGTTGATTTGTATTTTTTGTACGGCTACTTTTCGTTCCTCTGAACAGGCGGCATTCTTGTATTATCCCGCGTTTTGTTGAATGACGGCCTTGCTTTGGAGCTGAGCACCGGCTGCCGGACCAGAATGGCCCCCATGGCTTTTGCATTAAATGGTATAAACGGCCACAAATATGAGGAGTTATAGGACCGGTGCGTCGTCAGCAGTATGACAAGCAGCGTTGACCCGATCATAAAGCCCTGCACCTGGAAGGCAGCTACGGCGAGCAGCAGTGCAAGCCTGACAATCCGGTTAGCCAGCCCCAGCTCATAGCTCGGAGTCGCAAACATCCCGATGGAGGCCACCGCCATATACAGCACGACCTCGTTGACAAAAAGCCCGGTCTGCACAGCGATGTCACCCACCAGAATAGCCGCGATCAGGCCCATTGCCGAGCCCAGCGGGGTCGGCGTATGCACAGCGGCCATCCGCAGCAGATCGACCCCGAGCTCAACGATCAGAAACTGGGCCAGCAGCGGGATTTTGGCCATTTTTTGCGGACCGATGAACTCCAGCACCGCCGGCTTTAGCTCAGGATGGATAACCATCAGCATCCATAACGGAAGCAGGAACATGGAGGCAAACACCCCTATGAACCGTACCCAGCGCAGATAGGTACCCATGAACGGGGTCTGCCGGTTCTCCTCGGCATGCTGGCACAGATCGAAGAACGTCGTCGGCAGGACAATGACGCTCGGCGAGGTATCTACAAAGACAACAACCCTGCCTTCCAGCAGATGGGAAGCGACTGTATCAGGGCGCTCCGAATAGCGGACCAGCGGATATGGGTTCCAGCCCCTGCCGACGATGGCCTCCTCCAGCTGCTTGTCCGCCAGCGGGATGCCGTCGATGTCAATGCTCTTGATTTTGTCGGTAACGGCCTGCACCTGCGTCTTGTCCACAATATCATCAATATAGGCGACACAGACATCGGTCCGTGTCCGGCGTCCGACCTGATGCATCTCATATTTCAGTCCGGGATCGCGGAGTCTTCTGCGCACCAGCGCCACATTGCTGAGCAGTGTTTCTGTGAACCCGTCACGGGCCCCGCGCACCACCCGCTCAATCGAGGGCTCATCCGGGCCGCGGGCCGGGTAGGCACGGGTATCCATGATGATAACCTGGTCTTCACCCTCAATAAAGAATACGCTCATGCCCGACAGCACCTTATTGATGCTCTCACTCAGCAGCTCGCCTTTTTCCACCTGAATGTGAGGGATGTATTCGGTCATGAAGCTGCTAAGCGCACCGGTGGACACCTCGTCCGGAGTCAGGTACGTCAGCCGTTTCAGTATTTCATCAATAATAGTATCCTTGGCAAAACCGCTGATGCAGAGGAGTGCCGCCTTGCGTCCGCCGAAGGTCATTTCCCTGAACACAATGTCAAAGGAGGACCCGAGCCCCAGCACCTCCGTCAATGTCTTCTTGGTATCCTCCAGAGACTCCGGAATTTTATCATTGCCCTGCCAGTAAATGATCGATTGCTCAAGCGAGTCAGAGCGCTCCGAGTCCCGCTTCTTCTGCAGCGGATCAGTCTGTTTTTCCTGCTTCCCGCCAGCCTGCTTTCCGCTTTTTTTCGCTTTTGCAGACTTTTTGCCGTCCTGCTCTTTATCCTGCCGGCTGCTTGCAGCTTCCGCCTCCTGCCCTCCGCCGTCTTCCTCCTCCTCATCAGGCTCATCACCGAACAATCTGGCGAAGAGCCCCCTTTTTGCTGCTTCCGGCTCACCGGTACCCAGCTCACCGGATATTTCGGCATCCTGGCCGCCAGAGAATCCGCTCTCCTGCCGGCTGGAAACTCCTCCGTCCTGCTGGCCTGAATTTCTGCTCTCCTGCTGGCCCGAATTTCCGCTGTCCTGCTGCGCTGCATTCCCGCTGGCCTGGCTGCCGCTATCCTCCGTCCCGGACGCTTCCTGCTGATCCTCGTCATCGCCAAACAGCGTGGACAGGAAGCCCTTCAAGCCGCCCCCCTTCTCCGGGGTCTCTTCCTCTTCCTCTTCCTCTTCCTGTCCCCCCGTGTCCTCCCGGGCACTGCTGCTGACGGCTCCGGGGCCGTCATTAGACTCTGTGCTTTCATCAGCGTCTGCCTGCTCCTTCTCACCTTCCTGATCCGGTGTACCGGGTCCGTCGGAGGCCTGCAGATCATGGTCCCCATATCCCGTTGCTCCGGCATCTACGCCGATATCGGCCCCGTCTGCCGCTGCATCATTCGTCCGGGCAGCTTCGCCTCCAGCCCCTTCCTGGTACCCGGTACCTGTTCCTGCATCGCTGCCGCTCCCCTGACTTTGGTTATTATTACCGGATCTGCTGTCCGCAGGCCCGTTATTTACCGGCTGATTCGTATCCATTGTATCGTCTCCCTCCGCTCTGTCGGCAGCTGCAGTCACATGACCGCCTTCCGGAACCGTCAGGCCTCCCTCAAGCAGGCTGCCCAGTTCCTCCGGCGGCTCTTTCCTATCCTCCTGTACTTCCGTAGGCGGGGGACCAGAGGCCTCTCCTTTCTCGGCCTTCACCTGGTCTCCGCTGTGAATATACCTCACCAACCCGTAACCCCCTCAAAAGTTCTTCACGCCTCAGACCTGCAGAACCAGGAGCCGCAGTCCGCTTAGCGCTGGTACACAAACCAGTCAAACAATGAGCCCGCCACCTTGCCGCAGACCATGGCCATCAGCAGCCCGAACAAATATTGCGTCATATGCAGCCGTTTGGCGAGGATAGGCAGCACGTTCAATACCTCTGTCAAGGCAGCAGCCAGCATGCCGACAAAAATCCCGTCAAGCAGCCCCACCCCCAGCTCTGCCAGCGGACCGGCTGCTATTTTCCAGTTCCAGAAATCACTGACTGTTCCAAGCAGCGAGCCGCCGACCATCGCGCCCTCATACCAGTGCACTTTATTGTAGGAGGAAGTCAGCTGGGCGAGACGGGGAACCATATCCAGCACGATAAAAAGGGCAATGACCCCCCCGCCGACGGCGATTCCGGCCGCTACCCCCAGCAGCAGATGAAGCCCGAGCGAGAGCGGCGCCGTCATGGGACTTCTCCTTTTTTCCCGGAAGAGCCTTGCCGGTGCTCGAGCTTGCTGTATTCCTCATGCACTACATAATGATCGATATTTTTCTGGTACAGGAACATTTCTACCTCCAGCGGCGTCGGCTCCTCGTTCCATTTCTTTTTGAACAGGTGATTGAAAAAGACGACCATCCCGAACCCGATCCCCAGCGAATACGCCACCTGAAAAACATAAGGATGCTCATCCCGCCGCCCGGTCAGCATCTCGACAATCCGCACATGCACCTCCTGCATGCTGACATCGGCATGAAAATTCATAATCGTCAGCGCCGAGCCGAAGAACAGCAGCAGCCAGACCAGCACAAACAGGGCAATCGACGGCTTGCGCACCTCAAGCGGGCCTTCAATCTGGACAATGGTCCGCCCCTCGCCGATCGGCTGGATATCAGCTCCAGGTACAAGCTCGTGAATGCGCGGGATGATGGTCAGCAGATCAATCAGAATCAGATTCCCGTCGCTTTGCTCCGGCTGGAGCAGCAGAATGGAGTCGAGCTTCTCCCGCAGCTCGGGACCGGCAATCAGATAAGCCACATCCCGCAGCATAACCCCCTTGCCCTTGGGCACTGTAACCCGGTTCTTCAGCTGTATGTAAATTGCGGGTGCCCGCTTATCGTTCATCTTCATGCACCTCCTCAAAGGATGACAGCAGAATAACGGTAGTATGGGAGAAAGGCCTTATTTTTACTCTTAAGCACAAAAAAACCACGCAACTAAAAAAAGGATATCTTCTCAGCTGCAACAGCTGCATGAAGATATCCTTTTGTTACATTAAAGCCCTGGGGTCACTCCCCTCAGGCATATTTACGGTTAAGCGGCCTGCTTCAACTCAGTCTGCGCCTGCCTGCTCTGCTGGCTGGAAACATAGAATAAAGCGGTCCAGATCAGAGCGAACCCGACGACCTGCGCCATAGTTACCAGCTGGTGGTAGACAATCCAGTTAATCAGAATCCCGGTCATCGGAAAGCTGAGCTCTGCGAGTGTGGCAAAAGAGGCTTTGGTTGTATTCAGGCCCTTATAGTACAGCAGCATACTAAGAAGTCCGGGCAGCAGCGCCTGCAGCAGCAGATTAACTGCAACGAGTGAAGTGGCTCCCAGTCCGCCGCTCACCTGCCATGGTGCACCTTCCAGTGTAGTGAGGACGAACAGCAGAGGCAGGGCCAGTATAAAGCGCAGTGAGGTTACCGTCTCATAGCGCATGGAGCCGAGCAGGTACCGGCCCATTACAGTCGATCCGCCCCAGAGTGCGGCAGCGCCCATAGCCATCAGGCTGCCAACGCTGATAAAGTTGTTAACATGGCCGAAGGGAACCGTCCAGCCGAAGGTCAGCAGATAGGTTCCGGCCAGGGCAAGCACAATCAGAAGGCCGAAGTTGCGCGGAAGCCGTTCTTTCAGAATTACGGCAGCCAGGCCGATGGCAAATACCGGCTGCAGCTTCTGCAGCAGCAGAACAGCGTTCAGGTCGCCGCTGGACAAAGCTTTGGTGAACAGGATGGTTGCCAGTGCAGAGCCGCCCCAGGACACGACCAGCAATGCGCCTGCCTGGCGGAGTCCTACATTCTTCAACTCAGCCCGGTGGCGCCAGAGTACAGGCGCAGCTGCGATGAAAAGCACCACATGCTCCAGCAGCACAATCTGTGAGGAAGTTAATGAATCCAGCAAAATGATCCGGAACAGCGGATCGACGCCCCAGAGCGCAGCTCCCAGCACGACCAGCCAGAAGCCGCTGCGGATTGGCGCTCTGCCAATCCCTGATGATGAAGCCGTTGCATTACTCATAATTCATTCTCCTTGTCGATACAAACCCTCGATAAGAGACCAAAAGCCCCCGATCCGCCCAGCAAAGGGCAATTATCGGGGGCATCTCGAATAAAAGGCAACAGGAATACACCTGTGTCCATATTCTTTGATCCTCTCCCATCCGGACTTTACCGTCGGCTCTGGATTGTCACCAGATCAGTCAATTCCGCGTTAACAGCGGAGCTTGAGTCGCGGGCTTAGTTCGCTTTGAACATCACCGCCGGTCAGGAATTTCACCTTACCCCGAGAATCTTGTATTCCGTTATTTTTTTCACAATCTCAGGATAACTCCATTCGCTGATTTCGTCCAGTCTTTTATGAAAATATTTTGCTGTATTTCATACAGAAAGGCATGGCCTGTTCCATTTTTCAAAACAACTGGAAGATATTATGATTTTAATAAGGTATAATGGAATCATCTGTTTTTTTATATACTTTATCATTCAGAAAGAGGGTCCACGTGAAAAGATCTGTCTGGTTAAACCTGCTGTTTTCTATTGCAGCCGTAGTTCCTATCGCCTTACTGGCCTTTATCGGCTATTTTATCGTTGCCCTAATGGGCGGTTTCAGGTTCTATGCACCGCTCTCTGCTGTTGTTGCTGCCGGGCTGTGCGCCTACATCATCGCTGCCATCTTTGACTGGTTTGAGCCGCGCACCCGCGGCATTGCCTTTGCTTCATTCCTGGGACTGTGTCTGCTGGCCACCGGCGGGTATGAGATCAATAAAGCCTATGTGAACAGTCTGGCCGAAGTAAGCGAGCAGGAGGTTTCTCTTGAGCAGTATCAGCCGTTCCATGCTGAATCCAAAGCTGCCGTGCTGGACCAGCCGGCCTCCTATCAGATCACGGACACGGTACTTCCGCGTCTTGACGGGGCTACTGCGCTTTATCCGCTCTACTCCGCCTTTGTGCAGGCTGTATATCCCGAGGATAAATATGATCCGTATGATTTTGAGGGCAGTCCGGTAGTGTGCTCCTCTACCTCATATGCCTATAAGCGGCTGATCTCCGGAGAGACAGACATCATCTTTACCGCCACCCCTTCACTCGCCCAGGAAAAAGAGGCGAAGCTGGCCGGCCGCGAGCTGGTGCTGACACCGATCGGCCGTGAAGCCTTTGTCTTTTTCGTCAACAAGCGTAATCCGGTAAACAGCCTGAGCACGGAGCAGATTATGGACATCTACTCCGGCGGGCTGACCAACTGGAAGGAAGCAGGCGGCCGGAATGACCGGATCCGGGCCTTTCAGCGTGATGAGGGCAGCGGAAG
Proteins encoded:
- a CDS encoding stage V sporulation protein AA → MNDKRAPAIYIQLKNRVTVPKGKGVMLRDVAYLIAGPELREKLDSILLLQPEQSDGNLILIDLLTIIPRIHELVPGADIQPIGEGRTIVQIEGPLEVRKPSIALFVLVWLLLFFGSALTIMNFHADVSMQEVHVRIVEMLTGRRDEHPYVFQVAYSLGIGFGMVVFFNHLFKKKWNEEPTPLEVEMFLYQKNIDHYVVHEEYSKLEHRQGSSGKKGEVP
- a CDS encoding peptidylprolyl isomerase translates to MAKQAKVTLENGGVVLIDLFENDAPNTVANFEKLANDGFYNGLVFHRVIPGFVAQGGCPNGSGTGGPGYTINCEINPNKHERGTLAMAHAGRNTGGSQFYICYAPQPHLDGVHTVFGKVVQGMELVDSFQGRDKMTSVEIIEA
- a CDS encoding spore germination protein — translated: MFGDEPDEEEEDGGGQEAEAASSRQDKEQDGKKSAKAKKSGKQAGGKQEKQTDPLQKKRDSERSDSLEQSIIYWQGNDKIPESLEDTKKTLTEVLGLGSSFDIVFREMTFGGRKAALLCISGFAKDTIIDEILKRLTYLTPDEVSTGALSSFMTEYIPHIQVEKGELLSESINKVLSGMSVFFIEGEDQVIIMDTRAYPARGPDEPSIERVVRGARDGFTETLLSNVALVRRRLRDPGLKYEMHQVGRRTRTDVCVAYIDDIVDKTQVQAVTDKIKSIDIDGIPLADKQLEEAIVGRGWNPYPLVRYSERPDTVASHLLEGRVVVFVDTSPSVIVLPTTFFDLCQHAEENRQTPFMGTYLRWVRFIGVFASMFLLPLWMLMVIHPELKPAVLEFIGPQKMAKIPLLAQFLIVELGVDLLRMAAVHTPTPLGSAMGLIAAILVGDIAVQTGLFVNEVVLYMAVASIGMFATPSYELGLANRIVRLALLLAVAAFQVQGFMIGSTLLVILLTTHRSYNSSYLWPFIPFNAKAMGAILVRQPVLSSKARPSFNKTRDNTRMPPVQRNEK
- a CDS encoding DMT family transporter codes for the protein MSNATASSSGIGRAPIRSGFWLVVLGAALWGVDPLFRIILLDSLTSSQIVLLEHVVLFIAAAPVLWRHRAELKNVGLRQAGALLVVSWGGSALATILFTKALSSGDLNAVLLLQKLQPVFAIGLAAVILKERLPRNFGLLIVLALAGTYLLTFGWTVPFGHVNNFISVGSLMAMGAAALWGGSTVMGRYLLGSMRYETVTSLRFILALPLLFVLTTLEGAPWQVSGGLGATSLVAVNLLLQALLPGLLSMLLYYKGLNTTKASFATLAELSFPMTGILINWIVYHQLVTMAQVVGFALIWTALFYVSSQQSRQAQTELKQAA
- the lysA gene encoding diaminopimelate decarboxylase; protein product: MFLHGTSRINDAGHLEIGGCDVTDLKAEYGTPLYIMDEQLIRQRCREYMDAFRASGLGFQVAYASKAFSIMAMCRLVDEEGLSLDVVSDGELYTALEAGFPAERIHFHGNNKTPDEIEMAIEAGIGCFVVDNLVELGLLQAIAASKEVTVNVLLRVTPGVEAHAHHAYASTGQTDSKFGFDIGNGSAYAAVQQASDKANLQLLGVHSHIGSQIFETEGFQLAVERIAEFTRKVKEELNVDFPVVNLGGGFGIRYVEGDTPLLVSEYVAAITDAVKTHFAGIGSSLPQIWVEPGRSIVGDAGTTLYTVGTNKEIPGVRKYVAVDGGMTDNPRPALYESKYEALLANRATEANEETVSIAGKCCESGDMLIWDVELPAVKSGDLLAVACTGAYNYSMASNYNRIRRPAVVFVQNGQSDLVVRRESHGDIVANDIVPERIAKQAVAK
- a CDS encoding PstS family phosphate ABC transporter substrate-binding protein: MKRSVWLNLLFSIAAVVPIALLAFIGYFIVALMGGFRFYAPLSAVVAAGLCAYIIAAIFDWFEPRTRGIAFASFLGLCLLATGGYEINKAYVNSLAEVSEQEVSLEQYQPFHAESKAAVLDQPASYQITDTVLPRLDGATALYPLYSAFVQAVYPEDKYDPYDFEGSPVVCSSTSYAYKRLISGETDIIFTATPSLAQEKEAKLAGRELVLTPIGREAFVFFVNKRNPVNSLSTEQIMDIYSGGLTNWKEAGGRNDRIRAFQRDEGSGSQSMLQKIMQDRTLMQPPSEDVMGLMSGIISRTSNYRNYKNAIGFSFLYYASQMNSSDELKLLAIDGIEPNRENISSGAYPYTVNFYAVTTGTPSPKQQEFLDWIVSPEGQELVAKTGYVPVN
- a CDS encoding stage V sporulation protein AB; translated protein: MTAPLSLGLHLLLGVAAGIAVGGGVIALFIVLDMVPRLAQLTSSYNKVHWYEGAMVGGSLLGTVSDFWNWKIAAGPLAELGVGLLDGIFVGMLAAALTEVLNVLPILAKRLHMTQYLFGLLMAMVCGKVAGSLFDWFVYQR